One region of Candidatus Poribacteria bacterium genomic DNA includes:
- the murB gene encoding UDP-N-acetylmuramate dehydrogenase — protein sequence MGWKEELASLTQNGNNPSKLRFDEPLSKHNYFGIGGNAAAYFEVSTIDELAYVAQLQKRSSVPVAIIGRGSNLLVNDAGYPGIVIRLIGEFNRLEFTENRVDVGAGVSLPRLSKMAAGHGLSGVEFALGIPGSVGGALIMNAGAWGSSFGDLIERVQVMTAEGKLMDISRDDAGFSYRHSGLKTYFCVTGATLTLIPGDPQEVDDLMQDLYNQKITSQPFAEENAGCMFKNPPGHSAGKLIDECGLKGHRIGGAEVSKIHGNFILNLDNATAHDVLSLVRHIQDHVKQERGVDLEMEVQLLGF from the coding sequence ATGGGTTGGAAAGAAGAGCTCGCGTCCCTTACCCAAAACGGAAACAACCCGTCCAAACTACGCTTCGATGAACCACTTAGTAAACACAACTACTTTGGAATAGGCGGTAATGCTGCGGCGTATTTTGAAGTGAGCACAATCGACGAATTGGCGTATGTGGCACAGCTGCAAAAGCGTAGTAGTGTGCCGGTTGCCATCATTGGGCGAGGGTCAAATCTGCTCGTTAATGACGCCGGATATCCGGGGATTGTCATCCGATTAATCGGCGAATTTAATCGGCTTGAATTTACTGAGAATCGTGTTGACGTAGGCGCGGGTGTTTCCCTACCACGGCTGTCGAAAATGGCGGCAGGCCACGGATTGAGCGGCGTCGAGTTCGCGCTCGGGATTCCGGGATCTGTCGGTGGTGCACTGATTATGAATGCAGGTGCTTGGGGCAGCAGCTTCGGGGATTTGATCGAGCGTGTACAGGTAATGACAGCCGAGGGCAAGTTAATGGATATCAGCCGTGATGACGCAGGGTTTAGTTATCGTCATAGTGGACTGAAAACCTACTTCTGCGTGACGGGAGCAACGCTTACACTGATTCCCGGCGATCCGCAGGAGGTTGACGACCTCATGCAGGATCTCTATAACCAGAAGATCACGAGCCAACCCTTTGCCGAGGAGAACGCAGGGTGTATGTTCAAGAATCCACCCGGTCATTCTGCTGGAAAATTGATTGATGAATGCGGTCTGAAGGGGCATCGGATCGGTGGAGCAGAGGTATCTAAAATCCACGGGAATTTTATCCTCAATCTCGACAATGCAACCGCTCACGATGTGCTATCGCTCGTCCGTCATATCCAAGATCACGTCAAACAGGAAAGAGGCGTCGATCTGGAGATGGAGGTTCAGCTACTGGGGTTTTGA
- a CDS encoding DNA adenine methylase has protein sequence MRYIGSKLNLLSHIEEVVDKLGVKEGIFCDLFAGTACVAAHFKRRGFRIISNDLLELSYAFQQALIANNEAPKFTGIVETLGDVHGDSLFANLSPYHKVVAWLNCLPGKKGFIFHNYCPSGNNEYGRQYLSDSNGQKIDAIRQQIQQWRDAGEITENEFYLLLLPLLEATSKVANISGTYGAYLKHWDPRTYKDLPMVPAEIIRSDMSHQVFRQEANRLIEDIRCDVLYLDPPYNTRQYITSYHLLETVARYDTPALHGKTGLRNYDKNEKSAYCSKSGCYQAFQDLIEKADARHILVSYNNEGILSRDEVMSILSLRGKPRCDSSIDYRRFKSNSHGAQPTLDNRVQELLFHLEVRTLPKRSQPKSEEKEPKGRYDPRNPLNDLSGSEWTYFLNSVELEGDEYNVGKLNNLSEEEWAIASAPVWDTYYPTSGSQADAHSIRKQHPSPKPPALMKRLIEFFTKKGGRVLDPFVGVGGTLLACSMAGRDGVGIDLSREYLEIYRQASAELGLEAQPFLCGDARDLENLLGAAEPFDLVLTDPPYSDMLSRKRSGERKKKKRDDSPTPFTDSPDDLGNMPPSQFYESLKAVLVQATAYLKPKGYVIVFCKDLQPTEKSHNMIHADVVETLADIENLRFRGYKIWYDKSLRLYPFGYPYAYVSNQLHQFSLIFRKEK, from the coding sequence ATGCGCTACATCGGCAGTAAATTGAACCTGTTATCCCATATTGAAGAGGTAGTTGACAAGCTAGGGGTTAAGGAGGGGATATTTTGTGACCTGTTCGCTGGAACAGCGTGCGTCGCAGCGCACTTCAAACGTCGAGGATTTCGGATTATCTCCAACGATCTCCTCGAACTCTCCTACGCCTTTCAGCAGGCGCTGATTGCCAATAACGAGGCACCCAAATTTACTGGTATTGTCGAAACACTCGGTGATGTACACGGTGATAGCCTATTTGCTAATCTTTCACCATACCATAAGGTGGTAGCTTGGTTGAATTGCCTACCCGGCAAGAAAGGGTTTATTTTTCACAACTACTGTCCGTCAGGGAATAACGAATACGGTCGGCAATACTTGTCGGATAGCAATGGACAGAAGATTGACGCGATCCGCCAACAGATTCAACAGTGGCGCGATGCGGGTGAGATTACGGAAAACGAGTTTTATCTGCTGCTCCTACCGTTGTTGGAGGCGACATCAAAGGTCGCCAACATTTCTGGCACCTATGGAGCGTATCTGAAGCACTGGGACCCACGGACTTACAAAGATTTGCCCATGGTTCCGGCTGAGATTATTCGGTCAGATATGTCGCATCAAGTATTCCGGCAGGAGGCAAACCGGTTGATTGAAGATATTCGGTGCGATGTCCTCTATCTTGACCCCCCGTACAACACCCGTCAATATATTACCAGTTATCACCTGTTGGAGACAGTTGCGCGGTATGATACCCCTGCACTTCATGGAAAAACGGGGCTGCGAAACTATGACAAGAATGAAAAATCGGCGTACTGCTCCAAATCGGGTTGTTATCAGGCGTTCCAAGATCTGATAGAGAAGGCAGACGCACGACATATTCTGGTGAGTTACAACAACGAAGGGATTCTGTCGCGCGATGAGGTGATGTCTATCCTCTCCCTTCGAGGCAAACCTCGCTGCGATTCTTCCATTGACTACCGGCGATTCAAAAGCAATTCTCATGGAGCTCAACCCACCTTAGACAACCGTGTACAGGAATTGTTGTTTCACCTTGAAGTAAGGACGCTCCCAAAACGATCGCAGCCAAAAAGTGAAGAAAAGGAGCCAAAAGGGCGTTACGACCCGCGAAATCCGCTCAACGATCTCTCCGGCAGCGAGTGGACATATTTCCTCAACTCCGTGGAATTGGAAGGGGACGAATACAATGTGGGAAAGCTCAACAATCTGTCTGAAGAGGAATGGGCAATTGCCTCCGCTCCCGTTTGGGATACATACTATCCAACCAGCGGCTCCCAAGCTGATGCCCACAGTATTCGGAAGCAGCACCCTTCGCCAAAACCACCTGCCCTGATGAAACGTCTGATTGAGTTTTTTACGAAGAAAGGGGGCCGTGTCTTAGATCCGTTTGTTGGGGTCGGTGGCACGTTGCTAGCGTGTTCAATGGCAGGCAGGGATGGGGTTGGGATCGATCTCTCGCGTGAATATCTTGAGATTTACCGTCAAGCCTCCGCTGAACTTGGCTTGGAAGCGCAGCCGTTCCTTTGTGGAGATGCCAGGGATTTGGAGAATCTGTTAGGGGCGGCGGAACCGTTTGATCTGGTTCTGACCGATCCGCCCTACAGTGACATGCTTTCTCGGAAGCGCAGTGGCGAACGAAAAAAGAAAAAAAGAGATGATAGTCCAACGCCTTTCACAGATAGCCCTGATGACTTGGGCAATATGCCGCCGTCGCAGTTCTACGAATCACTGAAGGCGGTGCTTGTCCAAGCCACAGCGTACCTCAAACCGAAAGGGTACGTTATTGTTTTCTGTAAAGATCTTCAACCAACAGAAAAATCTCACAACATGATTCACGCTGATGTTGTAGAGACTCTTGCGGATATTGAGAACCTACGGTTTCGAGGCTACAAAATCTGGTATGATAAATCGTTGAGGCTCTATCCGTTCGGTTACCCATACGCCTATGTTTCCAATCAACTCCATCAATTCAGCTTGATTTTCCGCAAGGAAAAATAA
- a CDS encoding phytanoyl-CoA dioxygenase family protein — MLKSIDEDSLKAAQAILYPEELFQFDSVAEGIWGGFEAVTDTAVQFFHEHGYLVIHDAFSPEEVRETLDGMLYLMDGKNPDYRGIQYEPTLVRYRSELPAKERRDIIRKIATFVNFEPRLKAISEHEGLMTVVQRLIEDTPRLFQDMGLIKPPHIGSEKPWHQDCAYFNLPLDTPVVAAWIALDEATPENGCMHVIPGSHREGPMVHFHRRDWQICDTHVPVNREVMVPLKAGGCLLWHGLLHHGTPANRSNLRRRALQFHYCPESTGSIDTEERLEVFGSEGKDVEC; from the coding sequence GTGCTGAAATCTATAGATGAAGACTCACTCAAAGCTGCCCAAGCGATTCTATATCCAGAAGAGCTTTTTCAATTCGATTCGGTTGCGGAGGGGATTTGGGGTGGTTTTGAAGCGGTAACGGATACGGCTGTGCAGTTTTTCCACGAACACGGATATCTAGTTATCCACGATGCGTTTAGCCCAGAAGAGGTGCGCGAGACATTAGATGGAATGCTCTACCTGATGGATGGGAAAAATCCAGATTACAGGGGTATCCAATATGAACCGACACTGGTCAGATATAGGTCGGAGTTACCCGCAAAAGAGAGACGCGATATCATCCGCAAGATTGCCACCTTTGTGAACTTTGAACCGCGTCTGAAAGCGATATCCGAGCATGAAGGACTAATGACTGTCGTTCAACGCCTGATTGAGGACACACCCAGACTGTTCCAAGATATGGGACTGATTAAACCGCCACACATCGGTTCAGAGAAGCCGTGGCATCAGGACTGTGCCTACTTCAATTTGCCGTTGGATACGCCGGTCGTCGCTGCTTGGATTGCACTGGACGAAGCGACACCTGAAAATGGATGTATGCACGTCATCCCCGGTTCTCATAGAGAGGGACCTATGGTACATTTCCACAGGCGTGATTGGCAGATATGTGATACGCATGTCCCTGTAAACCGTGAGGTGATGGTACCGCTCAAGGCAGGAGGCTGTCTGCTCTGGCATGGCTTGTTGCATCACGGCACGCCTGCGAATCGATCAAACTTGCGGCGTCGAGCGTTGCAATTCCATTATTGCCCTGAAAGCACCGGAAGTATTGACACTGAGGAACGACTGGAAGTGTTTGGGAGTGAAGGGAAAGACGTTGAGTGTTAA